In the Salinisphaera sp. T31B1 genome, one interval contains:
- a CDS encoding UbiH/UbiF/VisC/COQ6 family ubiquinone biosynthesis hydroxylase encodes MSRTPRAQYDVAIVGGGMVGAVLAVALEQADFSVALVEARQPTRFDPGADYDLRLSAIAPGPRRVLDNLGLWRTVADTRACAFTGMKVWEAGAQEMLFLEHTAVGLPELGHIVENELVVDAAWQAMGRVDVYCPAKMASLRVEADRASLRLDDDRVITAGLVVGAEGANSPVREAAGIGTVGWGYGQRCTVGAVRPARHHRHIAWQRFTETGPVAFLPLSDGRCSLAWHADAALADELAALDDDAFRARLTEASGGVLGDIEAIDTRAAFPLKLLHAKRYCDERVALVGDAAHVLHPMAGQGVNLGLLDVAELVGALETGRQAGRGPGEQTDLLRYQRARMAENLMMLGATDLLKRAYGSANPLVRRLRRHAIGAAAGLAPIRQLMIHHAVGLSTDGPRLLR; translated from the coding sequence ATGAGTCGCACCCCACGGGCCCAATATGATGTCGCCATCGTCGGCGGCGGGATGGTGGGTGCGGTACTGGCCGTCGCCCTGGAACAGGCCGATTTCTCGGTCGCGCTGGTCGAGGCCCGCCAGCCGACGCGTTTCGATCCCGGCGCCGACTACGATCTGCGTCTGTCGGCCATCGCGCCCGGCCCGCGCCGCGTGCTCGACAACCTCGGCCTGTGGCGTACGGTCGCCGACACGCGCGCCTGTGCGTTCACCGGCATGAAGGTATGGGAAGCCGGCGCGCAGGAGATGCTGTTTCTCGAGCATACGGCGGTGGGCCTGCCGGAACTGGGCCATATCGTGGAGAACGAGCTGGTGGTCGATGCCGCCTGGCAGGCCATGGGGCGGGTGGATGTCTACTGTCCGGCGAAGATGGCCTCGCTGCGCGTCGAGGCCGATCGGGCGAGTCTGCGTCTGGACGACGATCGGGTGATCACGGCCGGGCTGGTGGTCGGCGCCGAAGGGGCGAATTCGCCCGTGCGCGAAGCCGCGGGCATCGGCACCGTCGGCTGGGGGTATGGCCAGCGTTGCACGGTGGGCGCGGTACGGCCGGCGCGGCATCATCGTCATATCGCCTGGCAGCGTTTCACCGAAACCGGGCCGGTGGCGTTCCTGCCGTTGTCCGACGGCCGTTGTTCGCTGGCCTGGCATGCCGACGCCGCGCTGGCCGACGAGCTGGCGGCACTCGATGACGATGCCTTCCGTGCACGACTGACCGAGGCCAGCGGCGGCGTGCTCGGCGATATCGAAGCGATCGATACGCGTGCGGCGTTCCCGTTGAAGCTGCTTCATGCCAAGCGCTATTGCGACGAGCGCGTGGCCCTGGTGGGCGATGCTGCCCATGTGCTGCACCCGATGGCCGGCCAGGGGGTCAACCTCGGTCTGCTGGATGTTGCCGAACTGGTCGGCGCCCTGGAAACCGGGCGACAAGCCGGGCGCGGACCCGGCGAGCAGACCGATCTGTTGCGCTATCAGCGCGCCCGTATGGCCGAGAACCTGATGATGCTCGGTGCCACGGATTTGCTCAAGCGCGCCTACGGCAGCGCGAATCCGCTGGTGCGTCGTCTGCGCCGGCATGCGATCGGCGCCGCGGCCGGTCTGGCCCCGATCCGCCAGCTGATGATCCATCATGCGGTCGGGCTTTCGACCGACGGACCGCGCCTGCTGCGCTGA
- the gcvT gene encoding glycine cleavage system aminomethyltransferase GcvT: MAHRTPLYEAHVAAGAKLVDFAGWDMPIDYGSQIAEHKAVRDNVGMFDVSHMAVVDIHGPDARAFLSAVLANDIAKIDDIGRALYTCVLNTRGGVIDDLIVYHLASERYRAVVNAATAEKDLAWLHSQARGRDVEITHREDLAIIAVQGPRARELAGQAMSDETADAARKLKPFEGFATDGISIGRTGYTGEDGYEIVLPGDRAHDLWRRLQDVGVTPVGLGARDTLRLEAGLNLYGQDMDEDRTPLESGLGWTVAFKPAERQFVGRDALEHMRQQGVSHKLVGLVLEGRGVIRAHAAVRAADSDEDDPDAADGEVTSGSFAPTLGCSIALARIPRDWQDTVEVRIRDRWQPARIVKPPFVRHGKSLIEPD; encoded by the coding sequence ATGGCCCACCGCACGCCCCTGTATGAAGCGCACGTCGCCGCCGGCGCCAAGCTGGTGGACTTCGCCGGCTGGGACATGCCGATCGACTACGGCTCCCAGATCGCCGAGCACAAGGCGGTGCGCGACAACGTGGGCATGTTCGACGTTTCGCACATGGCGGTCGTGGATATTCACGGGCCCGATGCGCGCGCATTCCTGTCGGCCGTGCTCGCCAACGATATCGCCAAGATCGACGATATCGGCCGTGCGCTGTATACCTGCGTACTGAACACGCGCGGCGGCGTCATCGACGATCTGATCGTCTACCACCTGGCCAGCGAGCGCTATCGCGCAGTGGTCAACGCCGCGACGGCCGAAAAGGATCTGGCCTGGTTGCACAGCCAGGCGCGCGGGCGCGATGTCGAGATCACCCACCGCGAGGATCTGGCGATCATCGCCGTCCAGGGCCCGCGTGCCCGCGAACTGGCCGGGCAGGCGATGTCCGACGAGACCGCCGACGCCGCCCGCAAGCTCAAGCCATTTGAAGGATTCGCCACCGACGGGATCTCGATCGGCCGTACCGGCTATACCGGCGAGGATGGCTACGAGATCGTGCTGCCGGGCGACCGGGCGCACGATCTGTGGCGTCGTCTGCAGGATGTTGGGGTCACCCCGGTGGGCCTGGGCGCGCGCGATACGCTGCGCCTGGAGGCCGGGCTGAATCTGTACGGCCAGGATATGGACGAGGACCGAACGCCGCTCGAATCCGGCCTGGGCTGGACGGTGGCCTTCAAGCCCGCCGAACGGCAGTTCGTCGGCCGCGACGCGCTCGAGCACATGCGCCAGCAGGGGGTCAGCCACAAGCTGGTCGGCCTAGTGCTCGAAGGCCGCGGCGTGATTCGCGCGCATGCCGCCGTGCGCGCCGCCGACAGCGACGAAGACGACCCCGATGCCGCCGACGGCGAAGTCACCAGCGGCAGTTTCGCACCGACACTGGGCTGCTCGATCGCGCTGGCGCGCATACCGCGCGACTGGCAGGACACCGTCGAGGTACGGATCCGCGATCGCTGGCAGCCTGCGCGCATCGTCAAACCCCCGTTCGTCCGCCACGGCAAGTCCCTGATCGAACCGGACTGA
- the gcvH gene encoding glycine cleavage system protein GcvH, with amino-acid sequence MSDIPKDLSYTKTHEWIGNDGDGTITVGITDYAQSSLGDLVFVELPETGTKVGAGDGVAVVESVKAASDIYAPVDGEIAEINEQLADSPELVNEDPFGQGWLFKMAIDDETALGELLDADAYKGVVDDAED; translated from the coding sequence ATGAGCGATATCCCCAAGGATCTGTCGTATACCAAGACCCACGAATGGATCGGTAACGACGGCGACGGCACGATCACCGTCGGCATCACCGACTACGCCCAATCGTCGCTGGGCGATCTGGTATTCGTCGAACTCCCGGAAACCGGCACCAAGGTCGGCGCCGGCGACGGCGTGGCGGTGGTCGAGTCGGTCAAGGCCGCCTCGGACATCTATGCACCGGTCGACGGCGAGATCGCCGAGATCAACGAGCAGCTGGCCGATTCGCCGGAACTGGTCAACGAGGACCCGTTCGGCCAGGGCTGGCTGTTCAAGATGGCGATCGATGACGAGACTGCGCTCGGCGAGCTGCTGGACGCCGACGCCTACAAGGGCGTTGTCGACGACGCCGAAGACTAG
- the gcvPA gene encoding aminomethyl-transferring glycine dehydrogenase subunit GcvPA, translating into MPFIPHTDDDIQAMLEAIGVSTIDDLFDEIDPSLRNVSLAGIPEGAGEQAITRLMHERANLDAAGLNFIGAGAYEHHVPAAVWELATRGEFYSAYTPYQPEASQGTLQLVYEYQTMMCGLTGMDVANASLYDGASALAEAVLMAVRANRKSKSKRVLMPAGVHPFYREVAHNICANQGIDFQPVEYDPATGTVDQAGLARWAGEDVTALVIPQPNFFGGLEDVDALTDWAHANGALAIGVVNPVSLAVLSEPGGWGSGDGADIVVGEGQPLGAPLANGGPYFGILCCRRAHVRQMPGRVVGRTQDMEGRDGYVLTLQPREQHIRRSKATSNICTNQGLLVTAATIHMSLIGPEGLAAVATTSMARTAALAERLTGIEGVERVFDGPFFHECVLRLPADADAVLAALAERDIFGGLALAGFYPELDNAVLVCATETRTEGDIEAYGQALTEVLARMPDAARASVA; encoded by the coding sequence ATGCCGTTTATTCCGCACACTGACGACGATATCCAGGCCATGCTGGAGGCCATCGGGGTATCGACCATCGATGATCTGTTCGACGAGATCGACCCCAGCCTGCGTAACGTTTCGCTCGCCGGTATTCCCGAGGGGGCCGGCGAACAGGCGATCACGCGGCTCATGCACGAGCGGGCCAACCTAGATGCGGCCGGGCTGAACTTCATCGGCGCAGGGGCCTACGAGCACCACGTGCCGGCCGCGGTATGGGAGCTGGCCACGCGCGGAGAGTTCTACAGCGCCTATACGCCGTATCAGCCCGAGGCCAGCCAGGGCACGCTGCAGCTGGTCTACGAGTATCAGACGATGATGTGCGGGCTGACCGGCATGGACGTGGCCAACGCCTCGCTCTACGACGGCGCCTCGGCGCTGGCCGAAGCGGTGCTGATGGCCGTGCGTGCGAATCGGAAGTCGAAATCCAAGCGCGTGCTGATGCCGGCCGGTGTGCACCCGTTCTATCGCGAGGTCGCCCACAACATCTGTGCCAATCAGGGCATTGATTTTCAGCCTGTCGAATACGATCCGGCCACCGGCACGGTCGACCAAGCCGGGCTGGCACGCTGGGCCGGTGAGGACGTCACCGCACTGGTGATCCCGCAGCCGAATTTCTTCGGCGGGCTTGAGGATGTCGACGCCCTGACGGATTGGGCGCACGCCAACGGCGCGCTCGCAATCGGCGTGGTCAACCCCGTATCCCTGGCGGTGCTCAGCGAGCCGGGCGGCTGGGGAAGCGGGGACGGTGCGGACATCGTGGTCGGGGAGGGTCAGCCGCTGGGCGCGCCGTTGGCCAACGGCGGCCCGTATTTCGGCATCCTGTGCTGTCGTCGTGCCCACGTGCGTCAGATGCCCGGGCGCGTGGTCGGTCGAACCCAGGACATGGAAGGCCGCGATGGTTATGTGCTGACCCTGCAACCGCGGGAGCAGCATATCCGCCGTTCCAAGGCGACCTCCAATATCTGTACCAACCAGGGCCTGCTTGTTACGGCGGCGACGATCCATATGAGCCTGATCGGCCCGGAAGGTCTGGCCGCGGTCGCGACCACCTCGATGGCGCGCACCGCCGCGCTGGCCGAGCGTCTCACCGGGATCGAGGGTGTGGAACGCGTCTTCGATGGGCCGTTCTTCCACGAATGCGTGCTGCGTCTGCCGGCCGATGCCGACGCCGTGCTCGCCGCGCTGGCCGAGCGCGATATCTTCGGCGGCCTGGCGCTGGCCGGCTTTTACCCCGAATTGGACAACGCGGTGCTGGTCTGTGCCACCGAAACACGCACAGAGGGCGATATCGAGGCTTATGGCCAGGCCCTGACCGAGGTGCTGGCGCGTATGCCCGACGCGGCCCGGGCCTCGGTTGCCTGA
- the tpx gene encoding thiol peroxidase: MTQTVTRRGTPTEVAGQLPAAGETLADFTLTTDQLSDVHLADYAGKRKIFNIFPSMDTPTCALSVKRFNAAVDTVDNVVLFQVSADLPFAHRRFCTAEGLANGVTLSMMRDKRFAEDYGVLITDGPMAGLCARAVIVADEHDTILHSELVPEIAQEPNYDDALAALKV; the protein is encoded by the coding sequence ATGACTCAGACCGTCACCCGGCGTGGCACGCCGACCGAGGTCGCCGGGCAGTTGCCGGCCGCTGGCGAGACTCTCGCCGATTTCACCCTCACCACCGACCAGCTGAGCGATGTCCATCTGGCCGACTACGCCGGCAAGCGCAAGATATTCAACATCTTCCCGAGCATGGATACGCCGACCTGCGCGTTGTCGGTCAAACGGTTCAACGCGGCCGTGGATACGGTCGACAACGTCGTGTTGTTCCAGGTCTCGGCTGACCTGCCGTTCGCGCATCGACGGTTCTGTACCGCCGAAGGACTCGCTAACGGCGTGACCCTGTCGATGATGCGGGACAAGCGTTTCGCCGAGGACTACGGGGTGCTGATCACCGATGGCCCGATGGCCGGACTGTGCGCGCGTGCGGTCATCGTAGCCGATGAACACGACACGATCCTGCACAGCGAACTCGTGCCTGAGATCGCCCAGGAACCGAACTACGACGACGCACTGGCCGCGCTCAAGGTCTGA
- the gcvPB gene encoding aminomethyl-transferring glycine dehydrogenase subunit GcvPB: MTEKLIFEYSRPGRRARAQSPAGVPAAIDSVPRALRRQTELGLPQVSEMDVVRHYTRLSQLNFSIDTHFYPLGSCTMKHNPRACNTLASLPGFLGRHPLAPVSHGQGQLACLYELQDMLKTVTGMAAVSLTPMAGAQGEFAGVAMIKAYHESRGDTARTEILVPDAAHGTNPATAVMCGCTVREIPTDADGDVDVAALRDAVGDRTAGIMLTNPSTLGVFEQDILEIARIVHESGGLLYYDGANLNAILGKVRPGDMGFDVIHMNLHKTFSTPHGGGGPGSGAIGVGERLRDFMPIPVVGREGEGDEARYRWLTEADVPHTIGRLSTFMGNAGVLLRAYVYARLLGAEGMTRVAEFATLNSNYLMARLREQGFDVAFPDRRASHEFIITLKRQKQQLEVTATDFAKRLLDYGYHAPTIYFPLLVPECFLIEPTESESRETLDGFVAALTAIWAEAKDDPDTLRNAPFDLPVRRLDEVAAAKKLDLRADSTIAVDA; encoded by the coding sequence ATGACCGAAAAACTGATCTTCGAATACAGTCGTCCCGGGCGGCGGGCCCGGGCCCAGTCGCCGGCCGGCGTGCCGGCGGCGATCGATTCGGTGCCGAGGGCGTTGAGGCGTCAAACCGAACTCGGCCTGCCGCAGGTTTCCGAGATGGATGTAGTGCGGCATTACACGCGGTTGTCGCAGCTCAATTTCTCGATCGATACGCATTTCTATCCGCTCGGCTCGTGCACGATGAAGCACAACCCGCGTGCCTGTAATACGTTGGCGTCGTTGCCCGGATTTCTCGGGCGCCATCCGCTTGCGCCGGTCAGCCACGGACAGGGCCAGCTGGCGTGTCTGTACGAATTGCAGGACATGCTCAAGACCGTGACCGGCATGGCTGCGGTATCGCTGACCCCGATGGCCGGTGCTCAGGGCGAGTTCGCGGGCGTGGCCATGATCAAGGCCTACCACGAGTCTCGTGGCGATACCGCGCGCACCGAGATTCTCGTACCGGATGCCGCTCATGGCACCAATCCGGCGACGGCGGTGATGTGCGGTTGCACGGTACGCGAGATACCGACCGACGCCGACGGCGATGTCGATGTCGCCGCGCTGCGGGATGCCGTCGGAGACAGGACCGCCGGCATCATGCTCACCAATCCGTCCACGCTGGGTGTGTTCGAGCAGGACATCCTCGAGATCGCACGGATCGTGCACGAATCCGGCGGGTTGCTCTACTACGACGGCGCCAATCTCAACGCGATTCTGGGCAAGGTCCGGCCGGGTGACATGGGCTTCGACGTCATCCACATGAACCTGCACAAGACCTTTTCGACGCCGCATGGCGGTGGCGGTCCGGGTTCGGGCGCGATCGGAGTCGGCGAGCGCCTACGCGATTTCATGCCCATTCCGGTGGTCGGCCGCGAAGGCGAGGGCGATGAGGCCCGCTACCGCTGGCTGACCGAAGCCGACGTGCCTCATACCATCGGACGCCTGTCCACGTTCATGGGCAACGCTGGCGTGCTGCTGCGGGCCTATGTATATGCCCGCCTGCTCGGGGCCGAAGGCATGACCCGGGTCGCCGAATTTGCCACGCTCAATTCGAATTATCTGATGGCGCGCCTGCGCGAACAGGGTTTCGACGTGGCGTTTCCCGATCGTCGGGCCAGCCACGAGTTCATCATCACGCTCAAACGCCAGAAACAGCAGCTGGAGGTCACGGCGACCGATTTCGCCAAGCGCCTGCTCGACTACGGCTATCACGCGCCTACGATCTATTTCCCGTTGCTGGTGCCCGAATGTTTTCTCATCGAGCCGACCGAGAGCGAGTCGCGTGAGACGCTCGACGGGTTCGTGGCTGCCCTGACCGCGATCTGGGCCGAGGCCAAGGACGATCCGGACACGCTGCGCAACGCCCCGTTCGACCTGCCGGTCCGCCGGCTCGACGAGGTCGCCGCCGCCAAGAAGCTCGATCTGCGCGCAGATTCGACGATCGCTGTCGACGCCTAG
- a CDS encoding carbohydrate kinase family protein: protein MSALICGSFAYDTIMVYTGHFKNEILPDRVHMLNVSFLVPEMRREFGGCAGNIAYSLKLLGGDGVPMGTVGRDFDDYAEWMDRHELSRTYLKQIDEAYTAQAYITTDLDDNQITAFHPGAMNHAHEQSVPSDGSITLGIVSPDGRQGMINHAAQFAEAGIDFIFDPGQGLPMFNGAELRTFIEQASYVAVNDYESEMMRERTGLTVDEIAAQLKALIITRGPRGSIIRADGATYEIPSASPTALADPTGCGDAYRAGLIYGLQQGMDWETIGRVASLMGAIKIERPGTQNHRFSMSDFAARYRQEFERELG from the coding sequence ATGTCAGCTCTGATTTGTGGCTCTTTTGCCTACGACACCATCATGGTCTACACCGGCCACTTCAAGAACGAAATCCTGCCGGATCGCGTGCACATGCTGAACGTGTCGTTCCTGGTGCCGGAAATGCGGCGTGAATTCGGCGGCTGTGCGGGCAACATCGCCTATAGCCTCAAGCTGCTCGGTGGAGACGGCGTTCCCATGGGTACCGTCGGGCGCGATTTCGACGACTACGCCGAGTGGATGGATCGTCACGAACTCTCGCGGACCTACCTCAAGCAGATCGACGAGGCCTATACCGCCCAGGCCTATATCACCACGGATCTGGATGACAACCAGATCACGGCGTTTCATCCCGGCGCGATGAATCACGCCCATGAGCAGAGCGTGCCGAGTGACGGCAGCATCACTCTGGGCATTGTCTCGCCCGACGGTCGACAGGGCATGATCAATCATGCGGCCCAGTTCGCCGAGGCGGGCATCGACTTCATCTTCGATCCGGGTCAGGGGCTGCCGATGTTCAACGGCGCCGAGCTGCGAACCTTCATCGAGCAGGCCAGTTATGTCGCGGTCAACGACTACGAGTCCGAGATGATGCGCGAACGCACGGGTCTGACGGTCGACGAGATCGCCGCCCAGCTCAAGGCGCTGATCATCACCCGCGGCCCGCGCGGTTCGATCATCCGCGCAGACGGTGCGACCTACGAGATCCCGTCGGCTTCGCCGACGGCACTTGCGGACCCGACCGGATGTGGCGATGCCTATCGCGCCGGGCTGATCTATGGTCTGCAGCAGGGTATGGACTGGGAGACGATCGGACGCGTGGCTTCGCTCATGGGCGCGATCAAGATCGAGCGGCCGGGCACGCAGAATCACCGGTTCTCCATGAGCGACTTCGCCGCTCGCTACCGGCAGGAATTCGAGCGCGAGCTGGGTTAG
- a CDS encoding GNAT family N-acetyltransferase: MPGRMQTARLLLRPFEADDTEAVFAYASDPVVTRLMDWPRHETRLDSQTFIEDVMAGWSDGDDYCWGVVLRDTDALIGAIGCQFDEQGMHMGYVLARPWWGQGLATEAARTVFEAGRSIDDIYRFDATCDTENLASARVLEKIGMRCEARLGCWSERPNLDESRRPRDVFMYAWTR, from the coding sequence ATGCCCGGGCGCATGCAGACCGCGCGGCTTCTGCTGCGGCCGTTCGAGGCCGACGATACCGAGGCGGTCTTCGCCTATGCCAGCGATCCGGTCGTAACCCGGTTGATGGACTGGCCTCGGCACGAAACACGCCTCGATAGCCAAACGTTCATCGAGGACGTGATGGCCGGCTGGTCCGACGGCGACGATTACTGCTGGGGCGTGGTTCTGCGCGATACCGACGCGCTCATCGGTGCGATCGGCTGTCAGTTCGACGAGCAGGGCATGCATATGGGCTACGTGCTGGCCCGACCGTGGTGGGGTCAGGGGCTGGCTACCGAGGCCGCTCGGACCGTGTTCGAGGCCGGCCGATCGATCGACGACATCTACCGTTTCGATGCGACGTGCGATACCGAGAACCTTGCCTCGGCGCGCGTGCTCGAAAAGATCGGTATGCGCTGCGAGGCGCGCCTGGGCTGCTGGTCTGAGCGGCCCAATCTCGACGAGTCTCGGCGTCCACGAGACGTGTTCATGTACGCCTGGACACGCTAG
- the lgt gene encoding prolipoprotein diacylglyceryl transferase, translated as MFVHPDIDPVAFSLGPLAVHWYGLMYLLSFLIGWGLGIVRTQQPHVHWKREEVGDFLFYVVLGVVVGGRVGYMLFYQPGLLLDNPLQLFYIWQGGMSFHGGMLGVFAAAGWFARSTHRHFFDITDFVAPIVPVGLFFGRIANFINGELIGRVTDVPWAMIYPHVDMAPRHPSELYEAGLEGLLLFAILWWFARRPRPRMAVSGLFLLGYGCFRFTAEFFRQPDAFLGFVAFNWMTMGQILCVPMIFGGVLLLGLAYGRRPAAA; from the coding sequence ATGTTCGTACACCCCGATATCGATCCCGTCGCCTTTTCGCTCGGCCCGCTGGCCGTGCACTGGTACGGGCTGATGTATCTGTTGAGTTTTCTCATCGGCTGGGGGCTGGGCATCGTTCGAACCCAGCAGCCGCACGTGCACTGGAAACGCGAGGAAGTCGGCGATTTCCTGTTCTATGTCGTGCTCGGCGTCGTCGTCGGCGGGCGCGTGGGCTATATGCTGTTCTATCAACCGGGCCTGCTGCTGGATAACCCCCTGCAGCTGTTTTATATCTGGCAGGGCGGCATGTCCTTTCACGGCGGCATGCTGGGCGTGTTCGCCGCGGCCGGATGGTTCGCGCGCAGTACGCACCGGCATTTCTTCGATATCACCGATTTCGTCGCGCCCATCGTGCCGGTCGGGCTGTTCTTTGGCCGGATCGCCAACTTCATCAACGGCGAGCTGATCGGGCGGGTCACCGATGTGCCCTGGGCGATGATCTATCCGCATGTGGACATGGCTCCGCGCCATCCGTCCGAGTTGTACGAAGCCGGACTCGAAGGGCTGCTGCTGTTCGCGATCCTGTGGTGGTTTGCACGCCGGCCGCGCCCGCGAATGGCCGTATCGGGGCTGTTTCTGTTGGGCTATGGCTGTTTTCGCTTCACCGCCGAATTCTTCCGCCAGCCGGATGCGTTTCTTGGCTTCGTAGCGTTTAACTGGATGACCATGGGCCAGATTCTGTGTGTGCCGATGATCTTTGGCGGCGTCCTGTTACTGGGCTTGGCCTACGGACGCCGGCCCGCCGCCGCATGA
- a CDS encoding thymidylate synthase, whose translation MSIVETPYLALMREVRDHGVDKSDRTGTGTRSVFGRQMRFDLAAGFPAVTTKKLHLRSIIHELLWFIAGDTNIAYLKANKVSIWDEWADENGDLGPVYGYQWRSWPAPDGQSVDQLARVVDSIRDHPDSRRHIVSAWNPAQVDDMALPPCHALFQFYVAGGRLSCQLYQRSADIFLGVPFNIASYALLTHMIAQVCGLAPGEFVHTLGDAHLYLNHLEQADRQLAREPLDAPTLWLNPTVDDLFAFSFDDIRLEDYRSHPAIRAPIAV comes from the coding sequence ATGAGTATTGTCGAGACACCCTATCTGGCGCTGATGCGCGAAGTGCGTGATCACGGCGTGGACAAATCCGATCGCACCGGTACCGGCACGCGCTCGGTGTTCGGTCGCCAGATGCGCTTCGATCTGGCCGCCGGGTTTCCGGCAGTCACGACCAAGAAACTGCATCTGCGCTCGATCATTCATGAGCTTCTGTGGTTCATCGCCGGTGATACCAATATCGCCTATCTGAAAGCCAACAAGGTCTCGATCTGGGACGAGTGGGCCGATGAGAACGGCGATCTGGGTCCGGTCTACGGCTACCAGTGGCGTAGCTGGCCAGCGCCGGATGGGCAGAGCGTCGATCAGCTGGCGCGTGTTGTCGATTCGATTCGTGACCACCCGGATTCGCGGCGGCATATCGTCTCGGCATGGAATCCGGCTCAGGTCGATGACATGGCGCTGCCGCCGTGTCATGCGTTGTTCCAATTCTATGTGGCGGGCGGGCGTCTGTCGTGCCAGCTGTATCAGCGCAGTGCGGATATCTTTCTCGGCGTGCCGTTCAACATCGCCTCGTATGCGCTGCTCACCCACATGATTGCACAGGTGTGCGGGCTTGCCCCCGGCGAATTCGTGCACACCCTGGGTGATGCACATCTGTATCTGAACCATCTCGAGCAGGCCGATCGCCAGCTGGCCCGTGAGCCTCTGGATGCGCCCACGCTCTGGCTGAACCCGACCGTCGACGACCTGTTCGCTTTCAGTTTCGACGATATTCGTCTCGAGGATTATCGCAGCCACCCCGCGATCCGGGCGCCGATCGCGGTCTAG